GGCCTTTAGCCGTATGAAAAATTTTCGACGAATCCGTGTAATCCTCGGCAATTCGTTCACGATAATAATCCTTCAGGGATTTATCTTTGTAATCGCGCTGAATCAAGCGGCCGCTTGGCGTGTAATAACGACCGATCGTGATGCGAACGGCGCTGCCGTCATTGAGCGGATATTCCAGTTGAGTCAGACCTTTGCCGAAACTGCGCTCGCCGAGTATCAATCCTCGATCGAGATCCTGAATGGCTCCCGCCACTACTTCCGATGCAGAAGCGGCACCGCGGTCCATCAATACAATCAACGGATAAGGGCGAAATTTGGGTTTATCAGTCGAATAAAAGTCTTCGTTAGCCGAGGCAATACGACCACGCGTATATACGACCAGTTTGTCGCCAGGAATAAATTTATCAACGACTAGAAACGCTTGCTGTAATACGCCGCCGCCATTGCCGCGTAAGTCTAAAATCAAATTCTTCAATCCTTGAGCTTCCAATTCCTGTAATGCTTTTTCAACGTCATCGGCCGTTTTTGTTGAAAACATTGAAATACTGACATAGCCGGTTTCTTTATCGAGCATAAATTTTGATGCTACCGTAGACAACGGAATTTTATCGCGCACAATATCCACATCAATTGTTTCCGACGTGCCGGGCCGCTGAATTGTCAAATGTACTTTCGTTCCCTTCGGACCGCGAAGTTTTGACGTTACTTGCTCCAATTGCCAGCCTTCGGTTTTTTCATCATTAATTTTTGTTATTCTATCGCCCGCAAGAATCCCCATCCTGTTGGCAGGAGCTCCGGCCATGGTAGTGACGACCACCGGCCAATTTTGTACAATTTCAATTGTAGCACCCACACCCTCGAAATCACCTTGCATTTTCTCGGCAACGGCTTTGGACTCCTTCGGGGGAAAGTAAACTGAATGCGGATCTAGTTCTTTCAGCATACTCTCGATGGCTGCTTCAGTAATAGCATTGGCGTCGACTTCCTCAACATAAACCTGGCTCACGATATCCATCACGCGTTGAAGTTTGAGAATATTTTTGTATGCATTTTGAGCCGTGCCGCTGAACCCCATCCATGCGACACACGCCAGCGCCAAAATAAACGTTGCGGCTATAATCTTTCTTCTCATTGGTACCTCTATGATTATGTTAAAACGTTTTATTTTTTTAGGGTTTCAATGCACGATCTAGGACAAACTCATAAGCTTAATCGATACTTACTTCTATTTTTATTGACAATGAATGACCTAATCGTGTCATACTGAAAATTCAGCGACAGGACGAATTTTCACTACGAACTGCCATTGGGAATGTTCCGAAAAACCAGATGAATACAGTCAAGGAAATCATTTTTTATCGAATTCTCAACAAAAAAATTTAAAAAAAATGCGCGCGTGACTCAGTGTATTTTCATTCGTTTGTTCA
This genomic stretch from bacterium harbors:
- a CDS encoding S41 family peptidase, whose amino-acid sequence is MRRKIIAATFILALACVAWMGFSGTAQNAYKNILKLQRVMDIVSQVYVEEVDANAITEAAIESMLKELDPHSVYFPPKESKAVAEKMQGDFEGVGATIEIVQNWPVVVTTMAGAPANRMGILAGDRITKINDEKTEGWQLEQVTSKLRGPKGTKVHLTIQRPGTSETIDVDIVRDKIPLSTVASKFMLDKETGYVSISMFSTKTADDVEKALQELEAQGLKNLILDLRGNGGGVLQQAFLVVDKFIPGDKLVVYTRGRIASANEDFYSTDKPKFRPYPLIVLMDRGAASASEVVAGAIQDLDRGLILGERSFGKGLTQLEYPLNDGSAVRITIGRYYTPSGRLIQRDYKDKSLKDYYRERIAEDYTDSSKIFHTAKGRAVYGGGGIVPDHHVDSDTVGTYARYLWMKGAIRDFTNKFLEEQGSALRDRYKNDFVGFLKNYKTPETDLQAVVKSGESKGVPFDQAGYLQDKDFLSNVLKAEVARYIWDNDASARVRIELDNVALEALKYFKEAQKFADNFMDGGKN